The following nucleotide sequence is from Deinococcus radiopugnans ATCC 19172.
CGTCGCCCCGGCCGCGAGCCGGTTCTATCCGGACCTGCCGAATCTGACGACTGTTTTCCGGGGGTACGCCCTGGTCTACATGCTGAGCAGCGGCATCATTATTTCCAGCAGCCTGCTGCGACGGGCCCTGAATTTCAAGCCGCTGGTCAGGGCTGAACTGACTTCCTACGCCATCGGACACGGCGTCATCGGCCTCGGCGCTGCGTATCTGGGTTACGGGACGCTGAGCCTGGTCGTCAGCGCCATCGCGCAGGCCGTGATTCAGCTGGCCCTGCTGTACTCCGCGACCCGGCATTCCGTAAAACCGGTTTTCAATTGGAGCGCCTACCAGGGCCTGCTGAGCTTCGGAGTCAAAGCCACGGCCGTCAGTCTGCTGGAGTACCTCAGCTCTATTCTCGACACACTGATCATCGGCAAGCTGTACTCACCCGTCGCGCTCGGGGCATACAGCCGGACCTTCAGCACGCTGGCGATGCCGGCGACCAATTTCGCCAGCAGTCTGTCCAGGGTCATGGCGCCGTCTTTCAGCGCCGTTCAAAACGAGCCTGAGCGGCTTCGCCGGGCCTACCTGTCCGGGCTACGGGCCGTGGCGATTGTGATCAGCAGCGCGACCGGCTGCATCCTGATTGACGCGCCGGAGATTGTAAAAGTCATGCTCGGCCCCAATTATCTGGACTCCATCACGCTGATGCAGATCTTTGCCCTGTACATTCCCTTCGCCGTGCTGACCAACCTGTCGGCAGTGCTGGCCGAGGCGACCGCGCGCCTGAACGTGAAGATCGGAATTCAGGCCGCGTACCTGGTGACACTTGGGCTTGCCTTCTGGCTGACCTACAGTCTGGGCGGACGGGTCGAGGAAATCGCCATGGTGCTGGTGGGGACGAGTGCGCTGCGGAGTGCGGCGTTCGCCGTGGTGGCCCGGAGCATTATCGGCGGGGGTGGCCGTCAAATCGCGCTCACGTACGGCATGGGCGCACTCTATTTCGCTGGGTCTGCCCTGTTCACCGCCGCGGTCGTGTTCTCTCTGAGATCCTTGAACCTGCCTCTACCTGTCCTGTTCATCGCCGAGATGGCGCTTGGTCTGCTGGTGGTGGCGTCCGTGGTGCTGCTCGGACCCCCCAGCGAACTTCAGACCATGGCACGCGCCGCCGTTCAGCAATTGCGCGGGCGTTTAATCAACTCCACCGGTTAGGGAGGGTCTTTGTCGCCGTCTTCTTGAAACCCGGACACGTCCAGCCAGGCGGTTGGCCCTGCTTGGCTACACAGACCGACACACAGGGAGCTTCCACAGACCCTGCCAAACAACCTCCGCCCCCCTCCCCCGCCGAGCAGGTAACGTACAGCCATGACCCGAGACGGTTCCGCCCCTGCCTCCACCGATGCCCTGAGCGCCGCCCAGGCCGCCTACGACGCCATACGCGCCAGAGGCCTGAAGCTGAACATGCAGCGCGGGCAGCCCTCCGACGCAGATTTCGATCTGTCCAACGGGCTGCTGTCGACCCTGGGCGAGACGGACCTGAGCATGGACGGCATCGACCTGCGCAATTATCCGGGCGGGGTGGCCGGGCTGCCCAGCGCGCGGCGGCTGTTCGCGGACTACCTGGACGTGAAGGCCGAGAACGTGATCGTGTGGAACAACGCCTCGCTGGAGTTGCAGGGCTTCGTGCTGACCTTCGCGCTGCTGCACGGCACGCGGAACAGCGCCTGGCCCTGGGTCAAGGGGGAGGCGAAGCCGAAGTTCATCGTGACCACTCCCGGCTATGACCGGCACTTCCTGCTGCTTCAGACGCTGGGCTTCGACCTGGTGACGGTAGAAATGCAGGCCGACGGTCCCGATCTGGACGCCATCGAGCGGCTGGCCGCGCAGGACGCGGACCTCAGGGGCATCCTGTTCGTGCCGACTTTCAGCAACCCCGGCGGCGAGACGATCAGCGCCGACAAGGCCCGGCGGCTGGCCGCCCTGAGGGCAGCGGCTCCCGATTTCACCATCCTGGCCGACGACGCCTACCGCGCCCACCACCTGGGCACGCCGCCCGAAACGGTCAACTTCGTGACGCTGTGCCGGGACGCAGGGCACCCGGATCGGGCCTTCGTGTTCGCCAGCACCAGCAAGATCACGCTGGCGGGCGCGGGCCTGGGCTTCGTGGCCAGCAGCGAGGACAACATCCGCTGGATGTCGAAGTACCTGAATGCCCAGAGCATCGGCCCGAACAAGCCCGAGCAGGCGCGGCACGTCAAATTCCTGAGCAGTTACCCCGGCGGCATCGAGGGGCTGATGCGCGACCACGCCGCCCTGATCGCCCCCAAGTTCCGCGCGGTGGACGAGACGCTGCGCGCCGAGCTGGGGGAGAACGGCGAATACGCCACCTGGGCCAGCCCGCAGGGCGGGTACTTCATCAGCCTGAACACCACCGCCCCCGTCGCGGCCCGCGTGGTGGAACTGGCCGACGCAGCGGGCGTGAGCTTGACCCCGGCGGGGGCCACCTATCCGGACGGCCAGGACCCCGGCAACCGCAACATCCGGCTCGCGCCCACGCGTCCACCCGTCGGCGAGGTCTACACCGCCATGAGCGCCGTCGCCGCGTGCATCCGCCTCGCCACCGAGGAGTACCGCAGCGGTCAGGGAAGGCAGGGCTGACCCCCCGCACCCGCCCGCTTGATTTCCGCCTGTCCGGTGGGCCAGGATAGCCGCCATGCCTAACCGCTTTTCAGGCAACGACGCCGAGCGGACCGCGCTGGAGGCCTACATCAAGCTGTGGCGGGCCGCGCAGGCAGTGGAGACGGCGGCCAACCGGCACCTGTCGGACCACGGCCTGACCCTCAGCCAGTTCGCGGTCCTGGAAGCGCTGTACCACCTCGGGCCACTCAGCCAGCGGCAACTGGCCGACAAGATTCTGCGCTCCAGCGGCAACCTGACGATGGTGATCGACAATCTGGAACGCGACCATCAGGTCCGCCGGGAGCGCAATCCGGCGGACCGCCGCGCCTTCCAGATCTCGCTGACACAGGAGGGGCGCCGCCTGATCGAGCAGATCCTGCCCGGCCATGTGCGCGGCATTCAGGCGCTGTTCAGCGTGCTGGAACCGGCGGAGGTCCAGCAGCTCAGCGCCCTGACCCGCCGACTGGGCCTGGAAGCCCGCAGGCAGGACGCCGAGCGAGCTGAGGGGGAGAAAGGACATGGGAGCAAAGTTTAGATCTGGAACAGCGGCTGTCAGTTCCTGAAACCGTTGCGAAATATGGCGCGCGGGCCTCGATTTTGTTCCCGGCTGTGGATCAGGCGCGGCCAAGTCAGCTTGCAAAAGCACAAGCAGAACCCCCGCACTAAGTGGGGGATTGGACCAGAGCGCTCCTGGAGTCAGCGATCCGGGGCGAATGGGCGACGTCCTGAGTACGAATTGCTTTGCGGCCATCCCAGTCTCTCCCCTGTTTTCCCAGTCTGGGGGTGACACGGCAACCACGATTTGACCCATGCTAGACGCTTTGCGGGACGGCGAAAACTACGCATGTCATTTTTTGCCACTTCCGACAAGCGACTCTCAACATAGGTCCCACGTTGGGACGTCGTGTCATCTGCCGCCTTCACTTGAAGCAGCGCTCTGCTCGTCAGAAGCACTGCCCCAGGGTTTCTGGGTTCGGCTCAGGCTGGGGCTCTGTCTGGCAACGGGTCTGCGCCGGGCACACCGTGGCCCTTCCTGTATTTCCTGCGGCTGCCGCATGGGTACGGCTCGTTGGCTCTGATCGGGCGCCCCTCGCGCCGCACCGTGGTCTGCCTGATAGTGGTCTGCCGATGGGAGGGAAAAGCAGCGAGCCCACCTGGCAGCACAGTGCCCAGCGCGCAGGTTTCGAAAGGCCGTTCCATCCTCTGTGCAGTGTGCCCGCCCGGTCTTCCGGCGTCAGCGTGTCCAGCATGGCCAGCAAATCTTCATGGGCCTCACGCTTCGGCTCTGCCGGCTCCGAATCTGAGTTCAGAAAGCCATCCTTGATCAGGTCCACCCCGACAAGGGGGTTCACCATGAACAGCCGCGTCAGCGTGTCCTCGCCCAGCCGCCCCTGGGCCAGCGGTGAGCTCAGGGGCTGGAACTTTTCCGGCACTGCCTTCGAGCCCTGAATCAGGCCAGGCATCCAGGGGGCGACGCTGGGCCTCCCCGCGAACAGGGCCGCATCCAGCGTCTGCCACACGTCCTGACTGTAGGAGGTGCTCAGATGCCGCGCCCGTTCCGGCCCCAGTCACCTGCGCGCTCCCTGTCCCACGCCGACTCAGCCGGATGCAGTAACTCTTGAAGATCTCCAGGGCACAGCGAACGGGGGCAGAACCATGGCCCACCGGCGGGGGATCACTGCGAAAGGGCAGAGGGCGTGAGCGCGGCCTTAGTGGTGAGTTTGTCCCAGCGCCGCACCTGACCTGTTCCGGGAGCGGCGGCCCCACCCACAGTAATGAAGGCGTCTCCGTTCTGGTTGAAGGCCAGACTTGTGGGGGTATCTAAGCCGCTCAAGACCGTCTCCTTGACGCCGCCCGCCTTGATGCGAATCACCGAACCGGTCCCAGGGGTTGGCCCCTGCTCTCCAAATTCGCCGAGCTCGACAGCGTACAGGTTGCCGTCCGGTCCGGTTCTGAGGTCGGTGGTCATGGTCAGACCGGTGGCGTAATCGGTCTTGCTGCCATCACTCGCCACCCGCACCACCTTGCTCGAACCCGGGGTGAAGGGAAAGCCGGGGAGGAGCGACACATACGCCGCTCCATCGTTCAGGAAAGCGATGCCCGTCGGGACCGCCTGCGAGCTTGGAGGAACTCCGGGACCAGGGTTGGCGTTGGGAAGGTTGTCGAAGACCGTGACCAGAGCGATCATGCCTGTCATGGGGTCCACACGCAAGAGGTCATTTCCGCCTGCATCGGTCACCCAGAGCTTGCCGTCCGGGCCGGCCGCCAGACCATAGGCATGTGAGTCTGCCCCCTGTTTGTCCGGGTCATTCGCTTTCTCGAAGGTCCAGAAATTGGCGATCTCCGTGGTGGAGTTTCCATCAAGGCGCAGAAGAGCCGTTGTCTTGGGCAGTTGCTCGATGCTGGCACCTGCGCTCCAGTGTCCGCTGGTGATGTAGAGCTTCCCGCCGAGATCCGCCACCCGGCTGGCACCTTCAGCCCCCTCGGCACCCGCCACCGAGGGCAGCATGGCGACATCGGTAGACACACCACCCGGACTCACCCGCACGAGGCGCGCGGTATCCCCGTAGTTGTTGGTCGTCGGCTCAGTGCTGCCGGGGCCACCCGGCGTGGTAAACGTCCCAGGTCCACCTGTGCCGGAATCCGCGATCCAGAGGGTTCCATCTGCGCTGACATGCACGCCCTGCGGACCGTTCAACCCCTGCGCCACAACGGTTCCCTGATGAACCACCGGAGCAGGCATCGGGGTACAGCCGGACAGGAGCGCGGTTATGGCGGTGACGTACAGCAGCGGGGTTTGCCGGGTCGTGGGGTCGGACATGTCGTCCTCCTTGTTCCTTGAAAGGTCAAGACCAAAAACGCAGCTGGCCAGTCCTGGAAGTCACCCGGAGGACTGTTCCGGTCGGTCTGCTCTGCAACTCCAGTCACCCCATATCAGGGCGCTCGCAGGACACGGGCGGGGGTCCGCAACCAAACAATCAAGGGGCCAGGGCTTGGCAATAGGCGCACCTCATCTGTCGCTGGGCAAGGGGGCTCAACGCCAAAAAAAGCATATACCCACCAGCATTCTGTAAGCAAGCGTACAGAAGGGCAGAGAGAGCCAGAGGCCAGCCAGGGGCCGTCGCCCCGGCCCGCAACCCGCTGGAGCGGCCCGCAGCAGCGCATGGCCCCGCACCTTGTCCGCCGCCAGGCCGCAGGCCTCCTGCAGCGCCGAAACCACGCGAACAGCATCTGCCACCTGAGGCAATGCTCCTGCTTCACGTCGCGCGAACTTGGAGGCACCGGCCAGCACGCGGGAAGACGGCAAGGGGCCGGCCCGTGGTTGGGTCGCGCGCCATAGCCCTGCGGTCCCCAGGGGGCGAATCATCACGTCAGCTAGAACTGCGCGGGCGCTACGAGAATTCACCACCAGGATCACGTCATGCTCGTCACTGCACACCCACCCCAGACCTTGCCCGCCGCCTCGGTCAGGACGCTGTGCCTCCTGGCCGGTCCAGGCTGAGCGGCGTCAGGGCTCCAGGACGGCCAGCGCGTCAATCTCCACCAGCAGGCCCGGATTGAGGCCCACGTACACGGTGCTGCGGGCCGGATACGGCGCGTCGAAGAACTCGCGGTACACGGCGTTCATCGCCGCGAAGTCCTCAGCCCGGGTGAGGTAGACGCCCACCCGCAGCACGTCATCCATGCTGGCCCCGGCGGCCGCCAGGGCGACGCGCAGGTTGTCCAGCGCCTGCCGGGTCTGCGCCTCCACGCCCTCGCGGGCCTGACGGGTTGCCGGGTCCACGCCCACCTGGCCCGCCGTGTGGACGAACGGGCCAATGCGGACGGCATGCGAGTAGGGGTCGGCGGCGGCCGGGGCACGTTCCGGGGTGAAGCTCTGGCGTGACATGGGGGAGGTTCTACCATGCCCCCTGCGTCAGGGCAGCCAGTTGCCACCGCAAACGAAAAGCCCCAGGCGACGCGGCAATTCGGCGCCCTCCAGCAGCGGCGCGAGCGTCAGGCCTGCGGTGGGCTCTACGACCTGCTTGAGGTGCCGCATCATCAGGCGCTGCGCCTCCAGAATGCTCTCCTCGCGCACGGCGAGCACCTCGTCCACAGACTTCTGCACGACGGGAAAGGTCAGCGCGCCCGGCATCATGGTCTGCACGCCGTCTGCAACGGTGCGGGGCGGCGCGTCCAGCCGGATCCGCCGCCCCGCCAGCAGGCTGCGCCGCGTGTCGTCGGCCGCCTCAGGCTCCACCCCAATCACGCGCGTGCTCGGCCACACTGCCTTGATCACGGTGGCGATGCCGCTGATCATGCCGCCGCCCCCCACCGCGACGAGCACCGCGTCGGGCGCATCGGCCTGCTCGGTAAATTCCAGCGCCTGGGTTCCCTGTCCGGCCATCACGTGTGCGTCGTCGTAGGCATGGATGTAGTGAAAGCCCCGCTCGGCGGCGATGTCACGCACGCGGGCCTCGCCGTTGAGCCGGGTCACGCCCTCGTCCACGACGGTCGCGCCGTAGGAACGCACCGCCGCCTTCTTCGTCTCGCTGGCGTCCTCGTACATCACGACGACACAGGGCACGCCCAGCACGCGCGAGGAAAAGGCCACCCCCTGCGCGTGATTCCCGCTGGACAGGGTCACGAGGCCGCGCGGGGCGCCAAGCTGCAACGCCGCATTCAGCGCCCCGCGCACCTTGAAGCTGCCCGTCTTCTGCAGGTGTTCACCCTTGAACAGCAGTTCGCGGTCCAGCAGCCGGTCCAGCGATCCAGAGGACAGGACCGGCGTCCGGTGAATATGCGGCGCGAGCCTCCCAGCAGCCCCACGGACGTCTTCAAGGGTGATCACCCGGACAGTCTAATCGGGAACCTGGAGGTGTTGGCGGTCCTCAAGGGTTGTCGGGCGTGCTGTGGGTCAAGGGTTTCGGCGGTCCACGTGCCACTGAATTTGCCCGCCGGTCACACTGAAAACCGGGACAGAGCCAGATGAACCCCACACTCGCTCAGCCTGAGGCCGCGCCGCGTAGACTTCCGGCATGACCGCCTCTGCCCCCACGCGCGACGTGCTGCTTACCTGCCCGCTGGACTGCCCCGACGCCTGCCGCCTGCGGGTCACGCTCGGGCGCGGCGAGGACGGAAAGGAGCGAATGCTCAAGGTCACGGGAGACGCCGACCACCCCTACACCCGGGGCTTTGCCTGTGCCAAGACGGTGCATTACCCGGCGCGGGCCAACCACCCAGACCGTCCCCTGTATCCGCTGCGGCGCATAAACCCGAAGACCGACGCCGAGCCGGTGTTCGAGCGCGTGAGCTGGGACGCGGCGCTTGGCGACATCGCCGCCCGCCTGCGGACGCTGCTGGACACCCGTGGCCCGCAGAGCATCCTGCGCTACCACTACGCCGGAACGATGGGCCTGATGGAAGGCGCCCACGTCCACGCGCTGTTCCGCGCCCTGGGCACCCCGGAACTGGACGAGACGATCTGCGCCACCGCCGGTACCGAGGCCTGGGCCATGGGTTACGGCGCGCGTTACGCGGTGGACCCGGCGGACGTGCGCCACGCCCGACTGATCGTGCTGTGGGGCATCAACAGCCTGAGCACCCACAGCCACCTGACCCCCGAACTCACGGCGGCCCGCAAGGCTGGGGCCAGGATCATCTGCATTGATCCCTACCGCAACCGCAGCGCCGCCTACGCCGACACGCACCTCAAACTCCGGCCCGGCAGCGACACCGCGCTGGCGCTGGGCGTGATGCACGAGCTGTTCGCCCACGGCTGGACTGACAACGCCTACATCGCCGAGGCGACCCAGGGCGTCGAGGAGTTGCGGGAGGCCGCCCGCGAGTGGACGCCGCAGCGCACGGCCGCCACGACCGGCCTGAGCGTGGCGGAGGTGCAGGATCTCGCCCGCGCCATCGGCACCACCCGGCCCACCTACATCCGGGTGGGCTACGGCATGACCCGCCACGAATACGGCGGCACCAACCTGCGGGCCGTCACCCTGATCCCGGCGCTGACCGGCGACTGGCGCGTGCCGGGCGGCGGCTGCGTCCTGAGCAGCAGCGGGGCCTTCAAGCTCAACCGTACGCGGCTGGGCGCGGCCCACCTGATCCGGGAGGACGCGCCGCACATCAACATGAACGCCTTCTCGGACGCCCTGAAGCCCGCCGCCGGACTGGGCGCCACGCTGATCTACAACTGCAACCCGGCGGTGGTGGCCCCCGATTCGGGCGGCGTGCGCGCCGGCCTGGAGCGCCCTGACCTGCTGGTGGTGGTGCTGGAGCAGGCCATGACCGAGACGGCCCGGCTGGCCGACTACGTGCTGCCCGCCACGACCTTTGCCGAACACGCCGACGTGTACACCAGTTACGGCCACCACTGGCTGGGCTACAACCCCGCCGAGCTGGAGGCCCCCGGCGAGACGCGGCCCAACTCCTGGGTGTTTCAACAGTTGGCCCGCCGCCTGGGCGTGACCGAGCCGAGCGTGTACTGGAGCGTGGATGACCTGCTGGAGGCCGTGCTGGACAGCGGCCACCCATACCTGGCGGGGATCACCCCGGAGCGGCTGAAGGCCGAGGGCAGCGTGCGCCTGAACCTGCCCACGCCCTTCCTGCCGTATGCCCACGGGGCGGAGACCCCCAGCGGCCGGGTGCAGCTCTCACCCGCCCCGGTTCACCGCGAGGCGCAGGCCGCCCTGAACGACGCCTATCCCCTGCGGCTGCTGACCCCGCCGGCGCATCACTTCCTGAACAGCACCTACGGCAACCTGCCCAACCTCACCCGCGCCGAGGGCGGCGAACCCCAAATGCTGATCCATCCCGACGACGCGCAGGCCGCCGGGCTGAGCGACGGGGACTCTGCCTCCCTGGAATCCGAGGTGGGCCGGGTTCAGCGCCGCGTGCGGGTGACCGGGGCCACGCAGCCGGGCGTGGTGGTGGTGGAGGGCACGTGGTGGGGCCTGTCGGCGCCGGACGGCCAGAGCATCAATACCCTGACCGCCCAGACACTCACCGACCTGGGCGGGGGCAGCACCTTCCACAACACGCGGGTGCGCGTGCGGCCGGCCGGGACCGCTGTGTCCTGACCGGACCGGGGGGCATGCCACGCGCGGCCAGCAATGCGTGCTTGCTCTGTGCCCGTCCCAGATGCCCGACGAGAGTGGGGTAACTGCTCAGGCGCGCAAAGTTGTGTCCAACCCAGCATCGGGAGAAAAGCGCAGACGCTCACCTGCCAGCAACACCCAACCCGGCACATCTCCAATTTGTCGATGTGCCTAGGTGCTGCCATGTGCGTGGCCGCTAAGGTCAGCCCGTGGGATTTCAAGGCGGAGAAGGTGGACTTCATCCCCCACTAGAGACGGTCTCTCTTCAATACGTCCCGGATGGGTAAATCCAAACTGACGATGATCCTGCTCCCCTGCATGCGTTATGTCAGGCGATCAGATGAATCCGCCTCAATACTCATACACACCAAAATCGGCGTTCAGCGCTTCGGCCTGCTTGAGATGACCGCCCTCCAACTCGTGGGCCACCAGGGAGGCCAGCAGCGTGATGACGCTGACGAAGGGAGCCAGTGACGCCAGCACGTCCGTGCCGTGTGTGGGCAGTTGCAGACATTGATGGGCAACCTTACTCAGCGGTGACGCGCCCTGATCGGTGATCAGAAGAACCTGAACTCCCTGCTTGTGCAGGGCGCGGACCATTCGTGTGGTGGCACGGCTATATCGCCGCAGGGTAAAGGCCACGACCACGTCCTGTGGGGTGACCTCCAGCAGTTGTTCGGGGCGGCTGAGCAGCAGGTCGGCAGAGTAGGCCCGGACATGCGGACGGAACGACGCCAGAATGGTTTCAGCCAGAAGCGAGATGCCGTACGACGAACGCGCGCCCACCACCCACACCTGTTTGGCGGCAGCGATGGCACGGGCAAAGGCCAGCAGCCGGGCTTCGGGAATATCCTGGAGGGCCTCCAGATTGGCGTGCTCACTGGCCCAGAAGCGGGCCACCACGCTGTCCTCGCTGCCCGGCTGCTTCATGCCCAGCGTGGCGCGCAGGTCCTGGCGAATCACCCGCTGCAGGTGGGGGTAGCCCTCAAAGCCGACGCGCTGAGCAAAGCGGGTAATGGCCGCGCCGCTCACCGCCAGCGATTCGGCGATTTCTCCTGCGCTGAGAAAGGGGATCTCCTCGGCATGATCGATGACATACCGTGCGATCTGCTGATCACGCCGTCCGAAATCTTCCAGGCCCGCGCGCAGCTGGTCCACTGCCGACGATGAAGTGGATTCGGCAGGCGAGAGGGAAGCGGCAGTGGTCATGAGGCCACGAACCTGCCCGCCCCCGGCCCATACAGCCGCTTGCCCGGCAAGGCCAGCGTATGCTTGCCGCCTCTGAGGGTCTGCACCCCGTTCACCCACACGTCGCGCACGCCTACGGAAAGCCGGTTGGACTCGGTGTAGGTGGCCCGGTCACTGATGGTCTGCGGATCGAAAACCACCACGTCGGCGTAGGCTCCCTCGCGCAACTGACCCCGGTCGGTCAGGCCCAGATGCTCGGCGGGCAGGCTGGTCATGCGGCGCACGCCCTCCTCCAGGCTCAGCAGGCCCAGCTCGCGCACGTAGCGGCCCAGCAGGCGGGTAAAGTTGCCCAGCGCGCGCGGATGGCCGCCCGCAAAGCCACCGTCCTGTTCGCCAGGATCGTCCCCCGCCGCGTCGGAGCCCAGCATCACCCAGGGTTCCTTGAGCTGAAGCTGGATGTTCTCCTCTGTCATCAGGTGGTACATGGTACCGACACCGTCCGGCTCGGACTCGATCAGATCCAGTGCCGCGTCGATCCAGTCCTGGCCGCGCAGTGCGGCAATCTCGGCCAGCGATTTGCCAAGGTATTCGGCATGTTCGGGCCGTTTCAACCCCACCGGATACACGCCTTCCGGCCCGGCCAGGTTGCCCAGCGGTTCCCAGGTGCCATCGGGTTCGAGCATGGCGGCCCGGATGCTGGCACGGGTGGCGGGATCGCGCAGCCGCTCTTTGAGCCGATCGTCCTCGCTGGCCCACGGTGGACAGGAGGCGGCCAGACCGGTGCCGCCCGCCGTGTACAGGTACATGTCGGCGTGAATGTCCTGCCCCGCCGCACGCCC
It contains:
- a CDS encoding RidA family protein, with protein sequence MSRQSFTPERAPAAADPYSHAVRIGPFVHTAGQVGVDPATRQAREGVEAQTRQALDNLRVALAAAGASMDDVLRVGVYLTRAEDFAAMNAVYREFFDAPYPARSTVYVGLNPGLLVEIDALAVLEP
- a CDS encoding threonine/serine dehydratase — encoded protein: MITLEDVRGAAGRLAPHIHRTPVLSSGSLDRLLDRELLFKGEHLQKTGSFKVRGALNAALQLGAPRGLVTLSSGNHAQGVAFSSRVLGVPCVVVMYEDASETKKAAVRSYGATVVDEGVTRLNGEARVRDIAAERGFHYIHAYDDAHVMAGQGTQALEFTEQADAPDAVLVAVGGGGMISGIATVIKAVWPSTRVIGVEPEAADDTRRSLLAGRRIRLDAPPRTVADGVQTMMPGALTFPVVQKSVDEVLAVREESILEAQRLMMRHLKQVVEPTAGLTLAPLLEGAELPRRLGLFVCGGNWLP
- a CDS encoding aminopeptidase, which translates into the protein MTRDGSAPASTDALSAAQAAYDAIRARGLKLNMQRGQPSDADFDLSNGLLSTLGETDLSMDGIDLRNYPGGVAGLPSARRLFADYLDVKAENVIVWNNASLELQGFVLTFALLHGTRNSAWPWVKGEAKPKFIVTTPGYDRHFLLLQTLGFDLVTVEMQADGPDLDAIERLAAQDADLRGILFVPTFSNPGGETISADKARRLAALRAAAPDFTILADDAYRAHHLGTPPETVNFVTLCRDAGHPDRAFVFASTSKITLAGAGLGFVASSEDNIRWMSKYLNAQSIGPNKPEQARHVKFLSSYPGGIEGLMRDHAALIAPKFRAVDETLRAELGENGEYATWASPQGGYFISLNTTAPVAARVVELADAAGVSLTPAGATYPDGQDPGNRNIRLAPTRPPVGEVYTAMSAVAACIRLATEEYRSGQGRQG
- a CDS encoding ScyD/ScyE family protein, producing the protein MSDPTTRQTPLLYVTAITALLSGCTPMPAPVVHQGTVVAQGLNGPQGVHVSADGTLWIADSGTGGPGTFTTPGGPGSTEPTTNNYGDTARLVRVSPGGVSTDVAMLPSVAGAEGAEGASRVADLGGKLYITSGHWSAGASIEQLPKTTALLRLDGNSTTEIANFWTFEKANDPDKQGADSHAYGLAAGPDGKLWVTDAGGNDLLRVDPMTGMIALVTVFDNLPNANPGPGVPPSSQAVPTGIAFLNDGAAYVSLLPGFPFTPGSSKVVRVASDGSKTDYATGLTMTTDLRTGPDGNLYAVELGEFGEQGPTPGTGSVIRIKAGGVKETVLSGLDTPTSLAFNQNGDAFITVGGAAAPGTGQVRRWDKLTTKAALTPSALSQ
- a CDS encoding lipopolysaccharide biosynthesis protein; translated protein: MSSLKEKTVNAMKWSYLSMFVGLALQLFFAAILSRLLTKQEFGVWAIAAVLQRFGQFITDLGIGRAIVQKAKLTEQDIRAGFTAAMLLGLLTTVLAWLVAPAASRFYPDLPNLTTVFRGYALVYMLSSGIIISSSLLRRALNFKPLVRAELTSYAIGHGVIGLGAAYLGYGTLSLVVSAIAQAVIQLALLYSATRHSVKPVFNWSAYQGLLSFGVKATAVSLLEYLSSILDTLIIGKLYSPVALGAYSRTFSTLAMPATNFASSLSRVMAPSFSAVQNEPERLRRAYLSGLRAVAIVISSATGCILIDAPEIVKVMLGPNYLDSITLMQIFALYIPFAVLTNLSAVLAEATARLNVKIGIQAAYLVTLGLAFWLTYSLGGRVEEIAMVLVGTSALRSAAFAVVARSIIGGGGRQIALTYGMGALYFAGSALFTAAVVFSLRSLNLPLPVLFIAEMALGLLVVASVVLLGPPSELQTMARAAVQQLRGRLINSTG
- a CDS encoding MarR family winged helix-turn-helix transcriptional regulator, whose protein sequence is MPNRFSGNDAERTALEAYIKLWRAAQAVETAANRHLSDHGLTLSQFAVLEALYHLGPLSQRQLADKILRSSGNLTMVIDNLERDHQVRRERNPADRRAFQISLTQEGRRLIEQILPGHVRGIQALFSVLEPAEVQQLSALTRRLGLEARRQDAERAEGEKGHGSKV
- a CDS encoding N-acyl-D-amino-acid deacylase family protein codes for the protein MSQTWITGGTVIDGTGAPGRRADLLIDGERIVRIGEPGSPAPDGAVVINATGMVVAPGFIDVMSHSVSSLLGDGLSVGKVTQGVTTEIMGEGWTPAPAVPGEAHAFPVHGLPNDDESWKARANGWSRFGDWMAAQAEVGAAVNFGSFLGATTVRMIGKGHAAGEATPQELDEMRRVTCEAMQDGAFGVASALIYPPGSYASTDELVAVCEEVGRAGGIYITHMRSEGAAILDGFAEALEIAQRSGARLHLYHLKAAGAPAWPQMQTLIERINAGRAAGQDIHADMYLYTAGGTGLAASCPPWASEDDRLKERLRDPATRASIRAAMLEPDGTWEPLGNLAGPEGVYPVGLKRPEHAEYLGKSLAEIAALRGQDWIDAALDLIESEPDGVGTMYHLMTEENIQLQLKEPWVMLGSDAAGDDPGEQDGGFAGGHPRALGNFTRLLGRYVRELGLLSLEEGVRRMTSLPAEHLGLTDRGQLREGAYADVVVFDPQTISDRATYTESNRLSVGVRDVWVNGVQTLRGGKHTLALPGKRLYGPGAGRFVAS
- a CDS encoding MurR/RpiR family transcriptional regulator, translated to MTTAASLSPAESTSSSAVDQLRAGLEDFGRRDQQIARYVIDHAEEIPFLSAGEIAESLAVSGAAITRFAQRVGFEGYPHLQRVIRQDLRATLGMKQPGSEDSVVARFWASEHANLEALQDIPEARLLAFARAIAAAKQVWVVGARSSYGISLLAETILASFRPHVRAYSADLLLSRPEQLLEVTPQDVVVAFTLRRYSRATTRMVRALHKQGVQVLLITDQGASPLSKVAHQCLQLPTHGTDVLASLAPFVSVITLLASLVAHELEGGHLKQAEALNADFGVYEY
- a CDS encoding molybdopterin oxidoreductase family protein; translation: MTASAPTRDVLLTCPLDCPDACRLRVTLGRGEDGKERMLKVTGDADHPYTRGFACAKTVHYPARANHPDRPLYPLRRINPKTDAEPVFERVSWDAALGDIAARLRTLLDTRGPQSILRYHYAGTMGLMEGAHVHALFRALGTPELDETICATAGTEAWAMGYGARYAVDPADVRHARLIVLWGINSLSTHSHLTPELTAARKAGARIICIDPYRNRSAAYADTHLKLRPGSDTALALGVMHELFAHGWTDNAYIAEATQGVEELREAAREWTPQRTAATTGLSVAEVQDLARAIGTTRPTYIRVGYGMTRHEYGGTNLRAVTLIPALTGDWRVPGGGCVLSSSGAFKLNRTRLGAAHLIREDAPHINMNAFSDALKPAAGLGATLIYNCNPAVVAPDSGGVRAGLERPDLLVVVLEQAMTETARLADYVLPATTFAEHADVYTSYGHHWLGYNPAELEAPGETRPNSWVFQQLARRLGVTEPSVYWSVDDLLEAVLDSGHPYLAGITPERLKAEGSVRLNLPTPFLPYAHGAETPSGRVQLSPAPVHREAQAALNDAYPLRLLTPPAHHFLNSTYGNLPNLTRAEGGEPQMLIHPDDAQAAGLSDGDSASLESEVGRVQRRVRVTGATQPGVVVVEGTWWGLSAPDGQSINTLTAQTLTDLGGGSTFHNTRVRVRPAGTAVS